In Colletotrichum lupini chromosome 6, complete sequence, a single window of DNA contains:
- a CDS encoding down-regulated in metastasis, whose protein sequence is MPSTSSGRITKSRKGKNLTPHSKNHRWESFAAKIAKLNALDPLRKVRRHDLEAEDLESTTSYFRTGLQKWSELNIYKGFYDVKTKAWYMSETLAQILHHEEKIFNLLAEALAKQDKEMLEPLLELLTAFAHDIGTRFEKYYAKSLDLIVAIAAKPQDADVIEWTFAALAFLFKYLSRLIVPNLRPTYDVVAPLLGRARHPPHIARFSAEALSFLIKKAAAPGHRETALTAIVSHARDDLRSSVGERSFQLYQDGLMTMFAESMKGPGQTIHSTGPALFVSLLKAIPETEADLTQTTTWTDLVCGVLTSIIHHSNDKDLADVLEAIQEQVKAALNELKPGKTWKFVPLIRVLGTAAGVRHGNRISNWPVLVENLTAMLVSTTQHAPEVTEDKLDLVWKHVIVNAAIVWHQAPVEALIPCMKDFMNALQRERLMRWYIPFCAYFSQLDSTRFRSLFQTYFQRFIVSHWSDGQNEDMLCVFLPRMVQNGSLPSPGAKETCNLPRSWQDQIVSKFERLESTPFPERGAYDKDPQTWRDRCLPKYSALLDLLFSTTVHPSANAKIAELLLRKLRLALKPSTTLASDEVHFSISQGFHAYLRMSKAAGPVDPALDPLLRAALPRFSRSVGFLEAYLTYTELTRNQPPPVDRQSSDSSEGSEEDPVVEALIENLSAPSHELRLASLKILQQFESLPDEHHCLTLMLDIGNTPLEPSSLRNIAMHLRKLGQNYSQLSENSWLLKAIPSFMFGMLTVKLSPLWDDTITALKLVGATKTGEEAIATTAFSWLETPSPRWSGPLSQPTLQGRQAITDFDCQHMQELWSTAEEVEQVVNNAIDLMLQSFDKQQETVEAHAGNARAQALKVLTAMPHFAEKRSRKLVPFFLSWAAVDEDNSSESQDDEDAEVKSEDWSLYDRKALVGVFALFINPKALYQHERVYTALLHLMENGDVEVQKLALKAILSWKQAGVRPYQENLEYLLDEARFKNELTVFLQGESTIQPEHRGELMPVLLRLLYGRTISKKGVSSGRHGLQATRLAVLRTLSVEDTGSFLDIAIGCLKGARVVDDSGFRTNLFDREILPVRKQTGFMNMMLPLINELGQHVGPYVEKLLNPVLYCLIFACRRLKESTTVESDEEVEETNEESQESLLKTIRTVGVKCLIALFRNAQDFNWTPYSEPIVNEVVAPRIEKLPVETAQSISSIMQLVSTWSQLPKAALFISINDQILPKVVECVSMPKAKENVKIFALSIIRNLIKLAAAPAVESEFNELIRTELLDANMELMLKTVTTTLETQTMSNELLESCIETIVELSPLVETSANVRETLKIATFLLNQPPRRVNPRAKGKILLILERFITILSSEEAEEKTADIAIFETLSSLFSYFKDRDNRQSLARVLTVLAEKDTTLQEIAEICRDLNAFAPNRIDEPDYDKRLAAFNRITNTETPFNVKQWLPLLHNLIYYIRSDEEYGILASNSADSLRKFIREVAACSDETSKSGFEAHLKTILLPSIYTGAREESAIVRREYLRVFGYILSQMPTWEPVADMKGLLVSDMEEETSELPFFFNILSPATARQLEAIKMLNSVNDTSEFGSQNLSQFFIPLLEHFIFGRAEGSDDQGLGAEATNTIGNLAQSLDWKHYRVILQRYISYVESKPNNQKQVIRLLAKFCDALVLAVEEKGVEAMQIDDSETSTPTSKRLVLTTPTQEKLSKDVNNLFLPPLVKHIHEKDESEVSYRVPVGVIIVKLLKLLPSEEMGQKLAGVLTDICHILRSKSWDAREMARDTLVQIASVLGPTYFGFILKELRGALKRGYQLHVMSYTLHSMLLKVIPQFQQGDLDYTLRAIVAIIIDDIFGATGQEKDAEGYISEMKEVKASKSQDSMELIAKSASISQLVVLVHPLQSLLMEKVDLKLVRKIDTLLARITAGLMQNPAAESRDTLVFCYEVIQEVYKSKKPEVQPKIDFRLKKYLYQKGVKKDNSGTAGKYTFKLVKFTFDILRSVWKKYESLRAGANIGGFVPILGDAIIGEEDDVKVAAFKLLTVLVKVPFNNNEDIQLFKVAVKEATKSISMSTSTTTDLSQAALKLLSVVLRERKDIPVKDAAIDMLLGKLKDDLTETLYRHVTFNFVRSVLERKIETAVVYDTLDYVGTVMITNDDKDTRDLARGAFFQFLKDYPQRKARWMKQLNFVVANLTYDREGGRLSVMEVVHLLLMKSADDFVQEVISTCFLPLVMVLANDDSEKCCLAAGELVKEMFRKADKERTQNFMTLLRSWVEQEDNQAVTKLSLQAFGFFFEAKEPSTKHKKELELVLAKIGEIVGTGDIRVADEDLLNTVLRDLQVLTEKYPARLLSTESKELWSDVRGCLVHPENSVKLSATKVLSTFLADYAGKPSKAGEVLQGSHGLNLELEDLEELVRVTLYALRTPEIDDALAEEIKQILIFLGPRLPVKVQTVPEADTLGDRDEAEAEEDRIEEHRKDLQYLFWKLSSILRKDVRPKSTAITPKTVAMEVLETICRRVPQDHLEPSFKTILYPLQNLTDPNIPVPYSTDELFKTRLEALKTRAQILMDSLQKKFGTAEYTKQLLSIREEVRNRRQQRSSKRKIEAIAQPEKYGRDKRKKTEKKKERKKVRGQEHKQQRQAYKGW, encoded by the exons ATGCCTTCCACTTCATCAGGGCGGATCACAAAGTCCCGAAAGGGCAAGAACTTGACTCCCCATTCAAAGAACCACCGGTGGGAGTCATTCGCAGCCAAAATCGCGAAACTCAACGCACTCGATCCTCTGCGAAAAGTCCGCCGACACGACCTCGAAGCCGAAGACCTCGAATCCACAACCTCCTACTTCCGAACTGGCCTGCAAAAATGGTCAGAACTTAATATCTATAAGGGATTCTACGACGTCAAGACGAAAGCATGGTACATGAGCGAGACGCTGGCCCAGATTCTGCACCATGAAGAGAAGATCTTCAACTTGTTAGCCGAGGCGCTGGCGAAGCAGGATAAGGAGATGTTAGAGCCGCTCCTGGAACTGCTCACAGCATTTGCGCATGATATTGGAACGAGGTTCGAAAAGTACTACGCAAAGTCTCTCGATCTTATTGTTGCCATTGCCGCCAAGCCGCAAGACGCCGACGTTATCGAATGGACCTTCGCAGCGCTGGCTTTCCTGTTCAAATACCTGTCTAGGCTAATTGTGCCTAATCTGCGACCAACATATGATGTTGTAGCACCTCTCTTGGGAAGGGCTCGTCATCCTCCTCACATTGCCCGTTTCTCCGCCGAAGCTTTGAGTTTCTTGATCAAGAAGGCTGCAGCGCCCGGTCACCGAGAGACCGCCCTCACCGCGATTGTCAGCCACGCAAGAGACGATCTCCGGAGCAGTGTCGGCGAACGCTCATTCCAGCTGTACCAGGATGGCCTCATGACCATGTTTGCAGAGTCCATGAAGGGTCCCGGCCAGACCATTCACTCGACCGGACCGGCCCTATTTGTGTCTCTCCTCAAGGCGATACCCGAGACGGAAGCGGATCTCACTCAGACTACGACGTGGACCGACTTGGTATGCGGTGTTTTGACCAGCATTATTCACCACTCGAACGATAAGGATCTCGCCGACGTTCTCGAGGCGATTCAGGAGCAAGTTAAGGCGGCGTTGAACGAACTCAAGCCAGGCAAGACTTGGAAGTTTGTCCCACTGATCAGGGTTCTTGGCACAGCAGCGGGTGTTCGTCACGGAAACCGCATCAGCAACTGGCCCGTTCTCGTTGAAAACTTGACTGCCATGTTGGTCTCTACGACACAACATGCCCCTGAGGTGACAGAAGATAAGCTGGATCTTGTATGGAAACATGTCATCGTCAATGCTGCGATTGTCTGGCATCAAGCGCCAGTTGAAGCACTTATTCCCTGCATGAAGGATTTTATGAATGCACTCCAGAGGGAGAGGCTCATGAGGTGGTACATTCCCTTCTGTGCCTACTTCTCCCAGCTAGACTCGACACGATTCCGAAGTCTATTCCAGACATATTTCCAACG ATTCATCGTCAGTCACTGGTCCGATGGTCAAAACGAAGATATGCTGTGTGTTTTCCTTCCTCGCATGGTGCAAAACGGAAGTCTACCTTCGCCGGGAGCAAAGGAGACGTGCAACCTCCCGCGCAGCTGGCAGGACCAGATCGTGTCGAAGTTTGAGCGACTCGAAAGCACGCCCTTCCCCGAGCGCGGCGCGTATGATAAGGACCCTCAAACATGGAGAGACAGGTGCTTGCCAAAGTACTCTGCCTTGTTGGATCTCCTGTTCTCGACGACTGTTCACCCCTCAGCCAATGCGAAGATTGCGGAACTTTTACTTCGAAAACTGAGGCTGGCGCTCAAGCCTTCAACTACATTGGCGTCAGACGAGGTTCACTTCAGCATCAGCCAGGGTTTCCACGCGTACCTGCGAATGAGCAAAGCGGCAGGGCCAGTCGATCCAGCCTTGGACCCGCTCCTTCGTGCTGCTCTTCCCAGGTTCAGCCGTTCGGTGGGCTTCTTGGAGGCTTATCTCACCTACACCGAGCTCACACGAAACCAACCGCCTCCCGTGGACCGTCAGAGCAGTGATAGCAGTGAGGGCTCAGAAGAGGATCCGGTTGTTGAGGCCCTTATCGAAAACCTCTCGGCACCTTCGCATGAACTCCGTCTTGCGTCTCTCAAGATCCTCCAGCAATTCGAGTCACTTCCCGATGAACACCATTGTCTCACTCTTATGCTGGACATCGGAAACACCCCTCTGGAGCCCTCCAGCTTGAGGAATATTGCGATGCATCTTCGCAAACTTGGACAAAATTACTCACAATTGAGCGAGAACTCGTGGCTCTTGAAGGCAATTCCCTCCTTCATGTTCGGCATGCTGACGGTCAAGCTCTCCCCATTATGGGACGATACCATCACAGCTTTGAAGTTGGTTGGCGCTACCAAGACTGGCGAAGAGGCTATTGCGACGACCGCGTTCAGTTGGTTAGAGACACCTTCTCCAAGATGGTCTGGACCACTCAGTCAGCCCACACTACAGGGTCGCCAAGCCATCACCGATTTTGACTGCCAGCACATGCAAGAGCTCTGGAGCACGGCGGAGGAGGTGGAGCAGGTTGTCAACAACGCCATCGATCTCATGCTGCAGTCATTTGACAAGCAGCAGGAGACTGTCGAAGCTCACGCTGGCAATGCTCGAGCACAGGCATTGAAGGTGCTTACTGCCATGCCTCACTTTGCCGAGAAGCGCTCTCGCAAACTCGTACCCTTTTTCCTGTCTTGGGCTGCTGTTGATGAAGACAACTCGTCAGAAAGCCAGGATGATGAGGATGCTGAAGTCAAGAGTGAAGACTGGTCTCTTTACGATCGCAAGGCGTTGGTTGGTGTTTTCGCTCTCTTCATCAACCCGAAAGCGCTCTACCAGCACGAAAGGGTCTACACTGCACTGCTTCACCTCATGGAAAATGGTGATGTAGAGGTGCAAAAGCTGGCGCTGAAAGCTATCCTCTCCTGGAAGCAAGCGGGCGTTCGGCCTTACCAGGAGAACCTGGAGTACCTACTCGATGAAGCCAGATTCAAGAACGAACTCACAGTCTTCCTCCAAGGTGAATCAACGATCCAACCTGAACATCGCGGAGAGCTTATGCCCGTTCTTCTGCGGCTGTTGTACGGACGGACCATTTCCAAAAAGGGTGTTTCCAGTGGTCGACATGGTCTGCAGGCCACTCGTTTGGCCGTCTTGAGAACCCTCAGCGTTGAAGATACAGGCAGCTTCTTGGACATCGCTATTGGGTGTCTGAAAGGAGCTCGTGTCGTTGATGACTCCGGCTTCCGCACCAATTTGTTTGACCGAGAAATTCTTCCCGTTCGCAAGCAGACTGGTTTCATGAACATGATGCTGCCCCTTATCAATGAGCTTGGGCAGCACGTGGGTCCGTACGTTGAAAAACTGCTCAATCCTGTTCTGTACTGTCTCATTTTTGCATGCCGACGGCTCAAGGAGTCAACTACCGTCGAGTCAGATGAAGAGGTGGAGGAAACGAACGAGGAATCTCAGGAGTCGCTGCTCAAGACCATTCGGACTGTCGGTGTCAAGTGTCTCATTGCACTGTTCCGCAATGCCCAAGACTTCAACTGGACACCATATTCTGAACCCATTGTCAACGAGGTCGTTGCTCCCAGGATCGAGAAGCTCCCCGTTGAGACGGCCCAGTCAATTTCTAGCATCATGCAGCTTGTCTCGACTTGGTCTCAGCTGCCAAAGGCAGCACTCTTCATCTCGATCAACGACCAGATCCTGCCCAAGGTTGTCGAGTGCGTGTCGATGCCCAAGGCGAAGGAAAACGTCAAGATTTTCGCCCTCAGCATCATCCGCAACCTCATCAAGCTAGCAGCGGCACCAGCTGTGGAATCCGAGTTCAATGAGCTCATTCGTACTGAGCTTCTGGATGCAAACATGGAGCTGATGTTGAAGACCGTCACTACCACGCTGGAGACGCAAACCATGAGCAATGAACTGCTCGAGTCTTGTATTGAGACCATTGTCGAGCTTTCTCCGCTTGTTGAGACCTCGGCGAACGTGCGCGAGACACTCAAGATCGCAACTTTCCTCCTCAATCAGCCTCCGAGAAGAGTCAACCCCAGAGCCAAGGGCAAGATTCTCCTCATTCTGGAGCGATTCATCACCATCCTTAGCTCCGAGGAAGCGGAAGAGAAGACTGCTGATATTGCCATCTTTGAGACCCTGTCTTCGCTCTTCAGTTACTTCAAAGACAGGGACAACAGGCAGTCTTTGGCCCGCGTCCTTACAGTGTTGGCCGAGAAGGACACGACCCTTCAGGAGATTGCCGAAATCTGCCGTGACCTCAATGCCTTCGCACCGAACCGCATCGACGAGCCAGATTACGACAAGCGGCTCGCCGCCTTCAACCGAATCACCAACACGGAAACACCTTTTAATGTCAAGCAGTGGCTTCCTCTATTGCACAACTTGATTTACTATATCCGCTCCGACGAGGAATATGGTATCCTGGCATCGAACTCTGCAGACTCCCTGCGCAAGTTTATCAGAGAGGTGGCGGCCTGCTCAGACGAGACATCCAAGAGCGGCTTCGAAGCTCATCTGAAGACTATTCTGTTGCCTTCTATCTACACTGGAGCTCGTGAGGAGTCTGCCATCGTCAGGAGAGAGTACTTGAGAGTCTTTGGCTACATTCTTTCGCAGATGCCAACCTGGGAGCCTGTTGCGGATATGAAGGGGCTCTTGGTCAGTGATATGGAAGAGGAGACGTCTGAGTTGCCCTTCTTTTTCAACATTCTCAGTCCTGCGACGGCGCGCCAGCTGGAAGCCATCAAGATGCTGAACTCTGTCAACGACACCTCGGAGTTTGGCAGCCAGAATCTGAGCCAGTTCTTCATCCCTCTTCTCGAGCACTTCATCTTTGGCCGTGCTGAAGGTAGCGACGACCAGGGCTTAGGTGCTGAGGCGACCAACACGATCGGCAACTTAGCTCAGTCTTTGGACTGGAAGCATTACCGTGTTATTCTGCAGAGGTACATCAGCTACGTCGAGTCCAAGCCCAACAACCAGAAGCAGGTGATTCGACTGCTTGCCAAGTTCTGCGATGCTCTCGTTCTCGCAGTCGAAGAGAAGGGCGTCGAGGCGATGCAGATTGATGATTCAGAAACCTCCACGCCTACCAGCAAGAGACTTGTACTCACGACTCCCACACAAGAAAAGCTCAGCAAGGACGTCAATAACCTCTTCCTCCCTCCGCTGGTCAAGCATATCCACGAGAAGGATGAGTCCGAGGTCAGTTACCGTGTACCCGTCGGTGTCATCATCGTCAAGCTCCTCAAGCTGTTGCCGTCCGAAGAAATGGGCCAGAAGCTTGCTGGTGTTCTGACCGATATCTGTCACATCCTGCGCAGTAAATCCTGGGATGCTCGTGAGATGGCCAGAGACACTCTTGTGCAAATCGCATCGGTCCTCGGCCCGACCTACTTTGGCTTCATCCTGAAGGAATTGCGCGGCGCTCTCAAGCGAGGTTACCAACTTCACGTCATGTCTTATACCCTACACTCGATGCTCCTCAAGGTTATTCCTCAGTTCCAGCAGGGTGATCTCGACTATACTCTCCGGGCCATTGTTGCGATCATCATTGATGACATCTTTGGCGCTACCGGTCAAGAAAAGGATGCCGAAGGTTACATCAGTGAGATGAAGGAAGTCAAGGCAAGCAAGAGTCAGGATTCCATGGAGTTGATTGCCAAGTCGGCCTCCATCAGCCAGCTTGTCGTGCTCGTCCACCCTCTGCAATCTCTCCTCATGGAGAAGGTGGATCTCAAGTTGGTCCGCAAGATTGACACTCTGCTGGCAAGAATTACCGCCGGTCTCATGCAGAACCCGGCCGCAGAGAGCCGTGACACTCTCGTCTTCTGCTACGAGGTTATTCAAGAAGTTTACAAGAGCAAGAAGCCAGAGGTGCAGCCCAAGATCGACTTCCGCCTGAAGAAGTACCTCTACCAGAAGGGCGTGAAGAAGGACAACTCTGGCACCGCTGGGAAATACACCTTCAAGCTTGTCAAGTTCACCTTTGACATCCTCCGGTCGGTATGGAAGAAGTACGAAAGCCTGCGTGCTGGCGCGAACATTGGTGGCTTTGTGCCCATCCTCGGAGACGCCATCATCGGCGAGGAGGATGACGTCAAGGTCGCGGCCTTCAAGCTTCTCACTGTGCTTGTCAAGGTACCTTTCAACAACAACGAGGACATCCAACTCTTCAAAGTCGCAGTCAAGGAGGCGACGAAGAGCATTTCCATGTCAACCTCAACTACAACCGACCTGTCGCAGGCGGCTCTGAAGCTGCTCTCGGTTGTCCTCCGCGAGCGTAAGGACATCCCCGTCAAGGACGCAGCCATCGACATGCTCCTCGGCAAGCTCAAGGACGACCTCACAGAGACTCTCTACCGTCACGTCACCTTCAACTTTGTGCGCTCTGTTCTCGAGCGCAAGATCGAGACGGCAGTCGTCTACGATACCCTCGACTACGTCGGCACCGTCATGATCACGAATGATGACAAGGATACGCGTGATCTGGCGAGAGGTGCTTTCTTCCAGTTCCTCAAGGACTACCCGCAGAGAAAGGCCCGATGGATGAAGCAGCTCAACTTCGTTGTCGCCAACCTGACGTACGACCGCGAAGGCGGCCGCTTGTCCGTCATGGAGGTGGTTCACCTGCTTCTCATGAAGTCTGCGGACGACTTCGTGCAGGAGGTCATTTCCACTTGCTTCTTGCCCCTCGTCATGGTGCTTGCCAACGACGACAGCGAGAAGTGCTGTCTGGCTGCCGGGGAACTGGTGAAGGAGATGTTCCGCAAGGCTGATAAGGAGAGAACACAAAATTTCATGACGCTGCTCCGATCGTGGGTTGAGCAGGAGGATAACCAAGCGGTGACAAAGCTTTCGCTGCAAGCTTTCGGGTTCTTCTTCGAAGCCAAGGAGCCCTCGACTAAGCACAAGAAGGAGCTGGAGTTGGTTCTCGCCAAAATTGGAGAGATTGTTGGTACAGGCGATATCCGCGTTGCCGATGAAGACCTTCTCAACACGGTTCTTCGCGACCTTCAGGTGCTGACGGAGAAGTACCCAGCAAGACTTCTGTCTACCGAGTCCAAGGAACTCTGGAGCGATGTCCGCGGCTGCCTCGTACACCCCGAGAACTCAGTCAAGCTTAGCGCCACCAAGGTACTGAGCACGTTCCTGGCGGACTATGCTGGCAAGCCAAGCAAAGCAGGCGAAGTACTCCAAGGATCTCATGGTCTGAACCTCGAGCTCGAGGACTTGGAGGAGCTCGTGAGGGTGACGCTGTACGCCCTGAGAACACCAGAGATCGACGACGCGCTTGCCGAGGAGATCAAGCAGATCTTGATCTTCCTCGGCCCCCGTCTGCCCGTCAAGGTGCAAACCGTGCCCGAAGCAGATACTCTCGGCGACCGCGACGAAGCCGAGGCGGAAGAGGATAGAATTGAGGAGCACCGCAAGGATCTGCAGTACTTGTTCTGGAAGCTCTCGTCCATCCTGCGTAAGGACGTCCGGCCCAAGTCGACCGCCATCACGCCCAAGACGGTCGCCATGGAGGTGTTGGAGACCATCTGCCGCCGCGTTCCCCAGGACCACCTCGAGCCCTCATTCAAGACGATTCTCTACCCTCTGCAGAACCTCACGGACCCCAACATCCCTGTGCCCTACTCGACGGACGAGCTTTTCAAGACTAGGCTCGAGGCGCTCAAGACGAGGGCGCAGATCCTCATGGACTCGCTCCAGAAGAAGTTTGGCACGGCCGAGTACACCAAACAGCTGTTGTCCATCAGGGAGGAGGTGCGGAACAGGAGACAGCAGAGGTCGAGCAAGCGCAAGATTGAGGCGATTGCGCAGCCGGAGAAGTACGGCCGGgacaagaggaagaagacggagaagaagaaggagagaaAGAAGGTCAGGGGCCAGGAGCACAAGCAGCAGAGGCAGGCGTACAAGGGGTGGTAA
- a CDS encoding rhodanese-like domain-containing protein — MEASSPLAAMHRPMAVPSWGNKDLFRPRPNTFAGAVPISLREHLHRPDNYFNVKDIHGSSPAASLAADLSQNFRLDTEASPKFPTPRRALFTSNMMGDADSYEYVTTPPLPESSPAHDLMDVSPLPHKLPFMTQIAITSPTPGSTPTGEDDEMMLDSPAPIPRQASLEPPKPLVAERRKPALRRPSLTRMKGYSTSGVPGRSNTDTQLPTFRFGENRLTHMNSAMSLGECFDATSPPQERRPQTANSPTPAVPGAVRPRPQFSSLSGNRNSPFGNGHSRRPSNPFMRPRKQFRRSLSMFEHPGDVAKAKSEGGDSSPTTPESVTSMDADDVQEPILPHFLADDPTDTIPRITKATMIDLLDGKYSDKFDQKMIIDCRFEYEYDGGHIDGAVNYNSKDLLASQLIQHPMQGRTILIFHCEYSAHRAPMMARHIRSEDRTVNAEHYPRLTYPDVYILEGGYSGFYAEHPCRCYPQNYVEMSDEAHQRTCERELGRLKNPRKGFGRAQTFAFGSRDSCVDQSPTAPARPSGLRPSISFRQDPIAMIGNSPILGERCHARRMAGGGEPQQPDCRCFSRLFLHMFNEPLFDSTAYISTLTNPDYTAANATLTAAMTSIQPGIRRIWHICPRIALIWLYGVHFGSGILGWLPVGILQHCPWRMVLNQTHIYQQTNDNNNNTTTACLSPQISDAGAFQYDVSVCLLFCRNLHIFSEYYFSDHPSIGGPFFLCAQLGPLTIFT, encoded by the exons ATGGAGGCTTCATCACCATTGGCGGCTATGCACCGTCCCATGGCAGTTCCTTCTTGGGGAAATAAGGATCTTTTCCGCCCTCGCCCCAACACCTTCGCTGGTGCCGTACCCATCAGTCTGCGCGAACACCTTCACAGGCCCGACAACTACTTCAATGTCAAGGACATTCACGGTTCCTCGCCCGCTGCTAGTTTGGCCGCCGACCTCTCACAAAACTTCCGTCTGGATACCGAGGCGAG TCCCAAGTTCCCCACACCTCGTCGTGCCTTGTTCACGTCAAACATGATGGGTGACGCGGATTCCTACG AATACGTGACTACGCCTCCTCTGCCCGAATCGTCACCTGCCCACGATTTGATGGATGTCTCGCCGTTGCCGCACAAGCTCCCGTTCATGACCCAGATCGCGATAACGTCACCGACCCCGGGATCAACCCCAACCGGCGAGGACGACGAGATGATGTTGGATTCGCCAGCCCCCATTCCTCGGCAGGCGTCGTTGGAGCCACCCAAGCCACTGGTAGCCGA ACGGAGAAAGCCAGCTTTGCGCCGGCCCTCCTTGACTCGGATGAAAGGCTACTCGACTAGTGGCGTTCCCGGCCGTTCCAACACAGACACCCAACTCCCCACTTTCCGATTTGGTGAGAATCGCTTGACGCATATGAACAGCGCAATGTCCCTGGGAGAATGCTTCGATGCTACATCACCTCCTCAAGAACGACGACCTCAGACTGCGAATAGCCCTACTCCTGCCGTGCCTGGTGCCgttcgtcctcgtcctcaaTTCTCCAGCCTCTCCGGTAACCGCAACAGCCCTTTTGGCAACGGTCACAGCCGTCGCCCTTCAAATCCCTTTATGCGTCCCCGCAAGCAGTTCCGTCGCTCTTTGAGCATGTTTGAGCACCCTGGCGATGTTGCCAAGGCAAAGTCAGAAGGCGGCGACTCCTCGCCCACCACCCCAGAGTCTGTTACCAGCATGGATGCCGATGATGTCCAGGAGCCCATCTTGCCTCACTTCCTCGCCGATGACCCCACGGACACCATTCCCCGGATAACAAAGGCCACCATGATTGATCTCTTGGACGGAAAGTACAGTGACAAGTTCGACCAGAAGATGATCATTGACTGCCGCTTCGAGTACGAGTACGACGGAGGACACATTGACGGAGCTGTCAACTACAACAGCAAGGACCTCCTCGCCTCCCAGCTGATCCAACACCCCATGCAAGGAAGAACAATCCTCATCTTCCACTGCGAATACTCGGCGCACCGCGCCCCCATGATGGCTCGCCATATCCGCTCCGAGGACAGGACTGTCAACGCCGAGCACTACCCGCGACTCACATACCCTGACGTGTATATTCTTGAAGGAGGATACAGCGGCTTCTACGCCGAGCACCCTTGCCGTTGCTATCCCCAAAACTACGTGGAAATGTCGGATGAGGCTCACCAGCGCACCTGCGAACGCGAACTTGGCCGCCTCAAGAACCCTCGCAAGGGCTTCGGCAGAGCGCAAACGTTCGCCTTTGGCTCGCGCGACTCTTGCGTCGACCAATCACCCACAGCTCCAGCGCGCCCCAGTGGCCTCAGACCCAGCATCAGCTTCCGCCAAGATCCCATCGCCATGATTGGCAACTCTCCAATCCTCGGCGAGCGATGCCATGCACGACGCATGGC TGGAGGG GGCGAACCACAGCAGCCTGATTGTCGATGTTTTTCGCGTCTCTTCCTGCACATGTTCAACGAACCCCTATTCGATTCGACTGCCTATATTTCCACCCTTACCAATCCGGACTACACAGCAGCTAACGCAACGCTCACGGCCGCGATGACCTCAATT CAACCCGGCATTAGACGCATTTGGCATATTTGTCCCCGCATCGCCTTGATATGGTTGTACGGAGTCCACTTTGGATCTGGCATCTTGGGGTGGCTCCCTGTCGGCATTTTACAGCATTGTCCttg GAGGATGGTCCTCAACCAAACACACATATATCAACAAACAAacgacaacaacaacaacaccaccaccgctTGTCTGTCTCCACAGATTTCAGACGCGGGAGCATTTCAGTATGACGTCTCGGTCTGTCTGCTCTTCTGTCGGAATCTCCACATATTTTCGGAGTATTATTTCTCGGACCATCCCTCCATCGGCGGACCCTTTTTCCTTTGTGCTCAACTCGGTCCATTGACCATCTTCACCTGA